The following are from one region of the Candidatus Polarisedimenticolia bacterium genome:
- a CDS encoding vitamin B12 dependent-methionine synthase activation domain-containing protein produces MAPIQIADPLPVTVARPMVLMRLGYRRPGQVPAKTGLLIDEVMEAGRALLRPRAIYGAFDAATPEAGVSLLAGAIRAESRSLHERLLGCRRAILFAATIGPEADAWIHDLMDRGEMTRGLLADAFASSAAIALGLEVEALAARVLAAEGLAPTKRHAPGYGDWSLGDQAPLHALLDASRIGITLTDDFLMVPAKSITGVIGGR; encoded by the coding sequence ATGGCTCCCATCCAGATCGCCGATCCCCTGCCGGTCACGGTGGCCCGGCCGATGGTGCTGATGCGCCTCGGCTACCGCCGACCGGGCCAGGTGCCCGCGAAGACCGGCCTGCTCATCGACGAGGTCATGGAGGCAGGGCGGGCGCTCCTGCGCCCCCGGGCGATCTACGGCGCCTTCGACGCCGCCACCCCCGAGGCCGGAGTGAGCCTGCTCGCCGGCGCGATCCGGGCGGAGAGCCGGTCGCTGCACGAACGCCTGCTCGGCTGCCGTCGCGCCATCCTGTTCGCCGCCACCATCGGCCCCGAGGCGGACGCCTGGATCCACGACCTGATGGACCGAGGGGAGATGACCCGGGGCCTCCTGGCGGACGCGTTCGCCAGCAGCGCCGCGATCGCCCTGGGGCTCGAGGTGGAGGCGCTCGCCGCGCGCGTCCTGGCCGCCGAAGGTCTCGCGCCCACGAAGCGGCACGCCCCGGGCTACGGGGACTGGTCGCTCGGTGACCAGGCCCCGCTGCACGCTCTCCTCGACGCCAGCCGGATCGGCATCACGCTGACGGACGACTTCCTGATGGTCCCGGCCAAATCGATCACCGGCGTCATCGGGGGCCGTTAG
- a CDS encoding trimethylamine methyltransferase family protein: protein MSLVPTFRPRIQMLSKEMIDRIIDEAFEVLGTIGLQFEHPKALALLGEHGQRIDRASERAWLSRDFVEKAIRTAPKSFKIWNVTGDASIEVGGDNVTYDPGSAAIKMLETDGHTRPSTSADYIRLARVVQQLPHIRAASTSLVPSDVPMEISDFYRLYLAVQHCNKPIVTGLFREESFPATLEILSVIRGSAKEAAEKPLAIFDACPSSPLRWSILTSESIMECARHNLPSEIISVPLTGATGPVTFSGTLVVHTAENLAGIALAQAVRPGAPVVYGGAPCLMDMRAGQTPFGSLETYMIDCAYAQIGKTFGFPIHSYMGLSDSKVVDAQAGYESGMGVMFAALAGVNIVSGVGILDFITCQSLEKLVIDNELCGMAYRLIDGIKHRHEKMAIDFLPDAVKAGHFLGHPTTLKLFKEEGYMPGKVVDRSSAPQGGGGPSDYQRAQARVKELLAMEPFHLAEDKVRELDRIVLRESKEFGMEAIPAFAG from the coding sequence TTGAGCCTCGTTCCCACCTTCAGGCCCCGCATCCAGATGCTCTCCAAGGAGATGATCGACCGGATCATCGACGAGGCGTTCGAGGTCCTCGGCACCATCGGGCTGCAGTTCGAGCACCCGAAGGCGCTGGCCCTTCTGGGCGAGCACGGCCAGCGCATCGACCGGGCGTCCGAGCGCGCCTGGCTGAGCCGCGACTTCGTCGAGAAGGCCATCCGGACGGCACCGAAATCCTTCAAGATCTGGAACGTCACGGGGGACGCCTCGATCGAGGTCGGGGGGGACAACGTCACGTACGACCCCGGTTCGGCGGCGATCAAGATGCTCGAGACGGACGGCCACACGCGCCCCTCGACTTCGGCCGACTACATCCGCCTGGCGCGCGTGGTGCAGCAGCTCCCGCACATCCGCGCCGCGTCGACCTCGCTCGTCCCGTCGGACGTGCCGATGGAGATCTCCGACTTCTACCGGCTCTACCTGGCGGTGCAGCACTGCAACAAGCCGATCGTCACGGGGCTGTTCCGCGAGGAGTCGTTCCCGGCGACGCTCGAGATCCTGAGCGTCATCCGGGGCTCGGCGAAGGAGGCAGCCGAGAAGCCCCTGGCCATCTTCGACGCCTGCCCGTCGTCCCCCCTGCGGTGGAGCATCCTCACCTCCGAGAGCATCATGGAATGCGCCCGGCACAACCTCCCGTCGGAGATCATCTCCGTCCCCCTGACCGGCGCGACGGGGCCGGTGACGTTCTCCGGCACCCTGGTGGTCCACACCGCCGAGAACCTGGCGGGAATTGCCCTGGCGCAGGCGGTCCGTCCGGGGGCGCCGGTGGTCTATGGCGGCGCGCCGTGCCTGATGGACATGCGGGCGGGCCAGACCCCGTTCGGATCGCTCGAGACGTACATGATCGACTGCGCCTACGCGCAGATCGGCAAGACCTTCGGGTTCCCGATCCACTCCTACATGGGCCTGTCCGACTCGAAAGTGGTGGATGCGCAGGCGGGCTACGAGTCGGGCATGGGAGTGATGTTCGCGGCGCTCGCCGGGGTGAACATCGTCTCGGGCGTCGGCATCCTGGACTTCATCACCTGCCAGAGCCTCGAGAAGCTCGTCATCGACAACGAGCTGTGCGGCATGGCGTACCGCCTGATCGACGGGATCAAGCACCGGCACGAGAAGATGGCCATCGACTTCCTCCCCGACGCGGTGAAGGCCGGACACTTCCTCGGCCATCCGACGACCCTCAAGCTCTTCAAGGAAGAGGGATACATGCCGGGCAAGGTGGTCGACCGCAGCTCCGCCCCCCAGGGCGGGGGCGGCCCCTCCGATTACCAGCGCGCCCAGGCCAGGGTGAAGGAGCTCCTCGCCATGGAGCCGTTCCACCTTGCCGAGGACAAGGTCAGGGAGCTCGACCGGATCGTCCTGCGCGAGTCGAAGGAGTTCGGCATGGAGGCGATCCCGGCCTTCGCCGGCTGA
- a CDS encoding homocysteine S-methyltransferase family protein: MKPDFRELVQKRLVVYDGGMGTMLFAAGLLDGESPEPWNWEKPEVVNEVYRAYYEAGSDVVQTNTFGGTPIKLSERDLQDRTYDANCLAAKALKGICPGDRYAAGDVGPIGKFMKPMGEFTREEFDASFEAQVEGLVDGGVDLISIETMYSLEEALCALRAAKKRSSLPVVVCMTFDRNPRGFFTLMGETVPHCLKVLKDNGADIVGSNCSHGSPVFIELARLLRDSTDLPIIVQPNRGKPILEKESMAYKQTVEEFVIDARTIAAIGVNVFGGCCGTTPEFIAGLSQAVKHGAPCAASREDRP; the protein is encoded by the coding sequence ATGAAGCCCGATTTCCGCGAGCTGGTCCAGAAACGCCTGGTCGTCTACGACGGCGGCATGGGGACCATGCTGTTCGCCGCCGGCCTCCTCGACGGGGAGTCGCCGGAGCCCTGGAACTGGGAGAAGCCGGAGGTCGTCAACGAAGTCTACCGCGCCTATTACGAAGCCGGATCGGACGTGGTCCAGACGAACACCTTCGGCGGCACCCCCATCAAGCTGTCGGAGCGCGACCTGCAGGACCGCACCTACGACGCCAACTGCCTGGCCGCGAAGGCCCTGAAGGGGATCTGCCCCGGGGATCGCTACGCGGCCGGGGACGTCGGCCCGATCGGCAAGTTCATGAAGCCGATGGGGGAGTTCACGCGCGAGGAGTTCGACGCCTCGTTCGAGGCGCAGGTCGAGGGGCTCGTCGACGGGGGCGTCGACCTGATCTCGATCGAGACGATGTACTCCCTCGAGGAGGCGCTGTGCGCCCTGCGCGCCGCGAAGAAGCGGTCGTCGCTGCCGGTCGTGGTCTGCATGACGTTCGATCGGAACCCGCGCGGCTTCTTCACCCTGATGGGGGAGACCGTGCCGCACTGCCTGAAGGTGCTCAAGGACAACGGGGCGGACATCGTGGGCAGCAACTGCTCACACGGCAGCCCGGTGTTCATCGAGCTGGCGCGCCTCCTGCGGGACAGCACGGACCTCCCCATCATCGTGCAGCCGAACCGGGGGAAGCCGATTCTCGAGAAAGAGTCCATGGCCTACAAGCAGACGGTGGAGGAGTTCGTGATCGACGCCCGCACCATCGCCGCGATCGGCGTGAATGTCTTCGGCGGCTGCTGCGGCACCACGCCCGAGTTCATCGCCGGCCTGAGCCAGGCCGTGAAGCACGGCGCCCCCTGCGCCGCCTCCCGGGAGGACCGCCCTTGA